The nucleotide window TTTGATAATCAATTATCCTGCTTCTTATTACCATTTCAGCATAATTTATGAAATTCCCCTTTCCAAAATCATATCTATCTATAGCTTCATTAAAGGCTTCAAGCCCTATACTATATTCATCATTATTTTCAACTTCTATATATCTATTTGTTGTCTTTGTTATAGCTTTTATGATAAAAGGAATGTACTCTGATATAAATCTTTCTCTCTCTTCTTCATTACCTTCCTTAATGACTTTAAGTCTCTCTTCTATAGGTATCTTCTTTCTTTTAAATATATTTAAAAAAATCTTCAAATCCTCACCACCTTTTATTATAGTTATACGAAATACTTTAAAATTTTTAGTATATACGTCAATTATAAATTAATCGTCAAAAACAAAAAAGCACTGGATTTTTCCAGCGCATAAACTTTTTATTTATCTTAATCAATTTATTTTAATCATTATTTTAATCATTGTCATCACCATTATGATCTCCATCATGTTTATTGTGTTCATCATCATCAAATATTACCTTAATATCGTCAAAATCTATTATTAAATCATTTTTTCCATATACATTTTCAATTACGGTATCTGCATCCTCTTTTTCTTTTATTTCTATAAAAATAATACTTTTTTCATCATTTAGATAAATCTTTATTTTCATTCCTACAGCCAATTCATCTATAGATACATATTTCCCTTCTAAAGTATACACAGGTACATCTTCTGATATATTATAAATCTTCATTTTATCATTTATCTTTAATATCAATTTATCATCATCTATATTAATTATTTCCGCATACTTTTCATTGTTATCTATTTCACTTTTTGTCTTATCATCTAATCTTTCTATAAGTACTGCCATTTCAGCTCTAGTTACTGGTTTATTTGGTAAGAACGTTCCATTTGGATACCCTTGAATTATTCCCATCTTATCTGAAAGATATATATATCCTACAGTTCCTAATGGAATAGCCCCTTTATCAATAAATCTTAAATCTTCATTCATATATTTCTGCGCTTCTTCTTCAAGTCCTAAAGCTCTTATTATATATTTTGCTACTTCATATCTTTTAGCTGGCTCTTTAAGATTAAAATCTAATAAATCTATTTCATCTAAAATTCCTTTCTCTAATGCTAAAGAAATATACCCATATGCCCAAGTTTGAACAAAATGCTTATATTTTAATTTTTTATTTCCTTTCTTTACCTTTTCTAAATCTAATTTTGCTTCATCTTCATACCCCATAACTCTTAATGCCATTACTATTGCTTCAAGTTTAGTTACAGGTTTATTTGGTGCAAATTTACCTTTGCCATATCCTTTTATAACGCCTTTTATAGCCATTTTTTCAATAGCCTTTTCTGCCCATTCATACCCATCAGTATCAACAAATTTCTTAACTACACCATGAGGTAAATATCCCTTCTTTGCAAGTCCCGGTGGTACTCCTTTGATTTTTCCCATTGCAAAAGTTTCTATTGATGCCATTGATAAAATAAGTACTAAAACTAACATAATACTTACTACTTTTTTCATTTTTCATCCTCCTTTTATATATTCTATTACTAACATAGAATACGGAGGAGAAAAATATTTTAGGTACCCTTAAAATATTTTTTTAATACTCTACTTCATATAAAAATAATCCTTGTGGTGGAGCAGTAGGTCCAGCTAAACTCCTATCTTTCTTTTCTAACAATTCTTTAATATACTCTGGTTTCATTTTTCCATATCCAACTTCAAGTAAAGTTCCCACCATTATGCGAACCATATTATGCAAAAAACCCTTTCCATAAAAGAGAATTTCAATTATATCCCCATCTTTAAAAATTTCTACATCAAAAACCTTTTTTACTCTAGATTTCTTTTTCGATTTAGCCGTTGTAAAACTCGTAAAATCATGTTCTCCAATAAAATAATTTGCTGCTGTTTTCATAGCTTCTAAATCTAGTTTTTCTGGTACATGTGTAATATACTTTCTTATAAATGGGTCATGATATTTGCTATTTAAAATTCTATATAAGTATTTTTTGCCCTTCACATTATATCGGG belongs to Caminicella sporogenes DSM 14501 and includes:
- the truA gene encoding tRNA pseudouridine(38-40) synthase TruA, with protein sequence MRNIKLVIQYDGSRYRGWQRLGDTDNTIQAKIENVLSRMTGEQVEIIGSGRTDAGVHALNQVANFKTNSTMSTSEIQDYCYRYLPDDIVIKSVEEVDDRFHARYNVKGKKYLYRILNSKYHDPFIRKYITHVPEKLDLEAMKTAANYFIGEHDFTSFTTAKSKKKSRVKKVFDVEIFKDGDIIEILFYGKGFLHNMVRIMVGTLLEVGYGKMKPEYIKELLEKKDRSLAGPTAPPQGLFLYEVEY
- a CDS encoding S-layer homology domain-containing protein, with amino-acid sequence MKKVVSIMLVLVLILSMASIETFAMGKIKGVPPGLAKKGYLPHGVVKKFVDTDGYEWAEKAIEKMAIKGVIKGYGKGKFAPNKPVTKLEAIVMALRVMGYEDEAKLDLEKVKKGNKKLKYKHFVQTWAYGYISLALEKGILDEIDLLDFNLKEPAKRYEVAKYIIRALGLEEEAQKYMNEDLRFIDKGAIPLGTVGYIYLSDKMGIIQGYPNGTFLPNKPVTRAEMAVLIERLDDKTKSEIDNNEKYAEIINIDDDKLILKINDKMKIYNISEDVPVYTLEGKYVSIDELAVGMKIKIYLNDEKSIIFIEIKEKEDADTVIENVYGKNDLIIDFDDIKVIFDDDEHNKHDGDHNGDDND